The genomic window GATTTGTTAGTCTGGAAAATTTTAAAAACACCAAAGCCATATGCATTGATGTCTTTAGTAAACGATTCAAAATCACGAACGTTCATATGTTTTCTAGTAAGAAGTACATCCTTCTTTTAAGAAAGATATTATTCAACAGTTTTCGTCTGTCATAGCTGGTATATTTACCTCTTTAACACATGAAACAGTAGACAAACTCACTATACAATTGACAATTGACACAATATCTTGAACCGGAATTCTTGTGCCATGATAGTCGGTTATAATCTTCATAAGGCAGCCAATTCACTTGGATTACTACAAGTACTTTTTTATTAAAAGATGGTTGGGACCATTCCTCCATCCATACGAATAGGTGACCCTCTAAAAGCAGACGCATGTGGACTACATAAAAACGAAGCAAGTCTGCCTATTTCAGATGGCCTGATGAACCTCTGTATTTCAGATTGTGGCAAATTCTGAGCCATGAATTTTTTCTCTTTTTCTGAAAATACCATGCTCTCATCGTTGTAAATACTTTCTATTATTGATTGAACATTTTCCGATAGTGTAGGTCCAGGCATAATTGTATTTACGGTCACTTCAGTTCCTTTGGTAAGTAGAGATAAACTTTTCGCCAGTGATAACAGCATCGACTTCGTCATACAATACTGTGGCATTTGTCCAGAAGGCATTACTGCTTCTTCACTTGCTATAAAAATAATGCGACCACCTTCACTTTCTAGCATCTTAGGAAGATAGTGTTTACACAATCCATTTGCAGCTAATACATTCGTTTCAAAGTATGCTCTCCACACATCATCTGTAACATCTTCATATTGCATAATCTCATAAATCCCCATATTGTTAACTAAAATATCTACTTTGGGATATTTTTTAATTAGTTGTTCTCTTTCTTGTACGTTAACAAGATCCGCTGTAGCATTTTTGGGCGACGTTAAAGGAAATTCTAATTTAAACTCCTGTACTGTTCGTTCTACTTCCTCATGGGAACGCCCATTTATGAGAACATTAACTCCTTCTCTAGCCAGTTCTTTCGCAATTGCTTTACCAATTCCTTTTGTTGAGCCTGTAACCAAAGCCGTTTTATTTAATATATCTAGTTTCAAGATACTCTTCCCCTTTCGTTTTACTTTCAGTTTGTTTATTTAACCTAGGTGCTTATCACGCCACTTCAAAGGAGTTTCTCCTTCCCAATCCCGGAATGCCCGATAGAAGGAGCTTTGATCTTTATAACCAACGAGAAACGCCACTTCTTTAATCTCTAGGTTTGGGTTAGCCAAGTACCA from Shouchella hunanensis includes these protein-coding regions:
- a CDS encoding SDR family NAD(P)-dependent oxidoreductase yields the protein MKLDILNKTALVTGSTKGIGKAIAKELAREGVNVLINGRSHEEVERTVQEFKLEFPLTSPKNATADLVNVQEREQLIKKYPKVDILVNNMGIYEIMQYEDVTDDVWRAYFETNVLAANGLCKHYLPKMLESEGGRIIFIASEEAVMPSGQMPQYCMTKSMLLSLAKSLSLLTKGTEVTVNTIMPGPTLSENVQSIIESIYNDESMVFSEKEKKFMAQNLPQSEIQRFIRPSEIGRLASFLCSPHASAFRGSPIRMDGGMVPTIF